GGGTATTGTCTGACCCATAGATGCTTTGGAGGATGAGCAGACTCATAGTATTATCACTGTTTGCGTTGCCGGGTACGTAGGCCTGGGCAGTTTGTAAAGAAGCCGTCTCATTTGTAGCGGGTACAATACGAGAAGGAAAGGTGAGAATCTGCTGGGTCAAGGGATCGAGTGCAGCCGATAGAATCAAGGTAACTGCACCGAGAGTAGCCAGGCTGGGTcggttggtggtgatcaGTTGCAAAGAACCCCAGATGCCTTGGCTGGCCTGATCAAGAGCGTATAGATCGTATAGACGTCTTTGGCTGCGATAATGATTCCATTTGAGTTGACTGAGACAAACTCCGACCGGGAATAGCAGTGTAGCTCTATTGGCGGTTGCTATCTCGGCGACCACTGCATTTGGAGAGACTCTGTATGCCCAGTCGGCATAGGGCATCCCATCCAGGCGGTTTAGCAGCACGATCAGAATGACCACAGATGCAACGCTCAATACGGATGCACCAATTTCCCATCCCCAGGATAACAAGCCGGTAGGGgctttgctcttcttcatAGCCGACCCATGAATCTCTGGGGGACCCTCAACTTCACGAAGCAAGTATTTTTTGGACGACCCATAGTCGGTGATTAGGTTTCTCTCGCTAGGATATGTTTCTCTTGAGTCGGAGCGGGAATGTTCGCGATCGGATTCTGGTCCACGAAGGCAGCGCTCCAGAGACCCGTTAGATTCTTCCGATGGACGGACTGGACTTGGAGGGCGTGAGACCATGATCGAGCCCaatcttcctttttcctttatcTTCTCAGACCACAGGATGGGGTCATTGTTGTACCTCCATAATAATCTGCGGGGAGTGAGAGTACTATATGGGACAGCCTTGCAGAGCCCTCTGTAGCCGGAGGGCTTAGCGCTTATTTCCCTGCCACGCACTAGTCGATCCCTCAACACTGCCAGCGAATGAACAATTACAGTACTTCAGACCCTCTTAAAGGATCTTACCATCTTATATGAGCCACTTTCTTAAATGTCTTGGCTCTCATCTTACTTGgaccctccctcctttttGGGAAGTCAATCTCTCTCACCGTACATCTTTTGTCCAGCTGGCACAGCCCGGTTGCTTAACTAGCCTAGGGGGTTAAactgaaagaaaacaaaattgGGATATATGAGGCTCAAAGAGCTCCTAATCGATCCCTTCGAAGTTCCTCCTGTCCGGTGTGATACCGGTACTATTTTCCGTGTCTACATCACGTGTAGTAGGTGTTGGCGATTTGAAACCCTACGATCTAACTTAcaggttcttttttttttttttttttttttttttttttttagcaACCATACTATTCCCTGATGCAGCCAGTAAAGACTCGAAGCAAAATAACCCTCGAAATGTGTGCATATATTGCTTTTACTATAGAATTAGATAACAAAAAATCAAAGAGAGTATCGACTTTGCATGGTCAAAATGGGAGTCAAGGCCGGAAAACCACAGAATACAATTTTTGCCATATTTCTTGTGGTCGGTTTACCAGTTTCAACATGAAGGCTTTGTGCCTTCTTGTTTGTATTGATTAATAACTCTCTACCCGGATGAGATCTTTTGCGTCTGAGATGTC
The window above is part of the Aspergillus luchuensis IFO 4308 DNA, chromosome 8, nearly complete sequence genome. Proteins encoded here:
- a CDS encoding DUF3176 domain-containing protein (COG:S;~EggNog:ENOG410PW02;~InterPro:IPR021514;~PFAM:PF11374;~TransMembrane:2 (i82-106o126-149i)): MVSRPPSPVRPSEESNGSLERCLRGPESDREHSRSDSRETYPSERNLITDYGSSKKYLLREVEGPPEIHGSAMKKSKAPTGLLSWGWEIGASVLSVASVVILIVLLNRLDGMPYADWAYRVSPNAVVAEIATANRATLLFPVGVCLSQLKWNHYRSQRRLYDLYALDQASQGIWGSLQLITTNRPSLATLGAVTLILSAALDPLTQQILTFPSRIVPATNETASLQTAQAYVPGNANSDNTMSLLILQSIYGSDNTQEPTCSTGSCKYPTFDTLGACSRCQDVTSQSMQSCTAFSSNSSYANFFNGTAYQGARPNCTYTTPGDLRITPDIFEAATVDIGIGNAVDLEKETWSFANMDTDRLNLSSSQGPRVAGILNPIVGLAAAIYDNPNILYTSDHQSLEASETEQLFTKNKYFQMFYPNELAPLNSSTPSFATNGNYTIAGNTVLQILNSFTSTISLSDQIEAGWTYSVQEGKDASSVMKNVAVGITKGIRAGPNSTTITGEAFTTQT